CTGCAACCATTCTTCACAATCAACGAACTAAACGACAATACTAAACTGATTCGAGAACGTCACGCCAAAGACTTAACACGTTCAACTTATAGAGTCCTGGACGTATTGCATCGTTATTCTTCTAAGTATTACGGGGTATCATACCGCAGTAAATCCAAGATAGCCGTAGAATTAGGCATCAGTCGCAAAACAGTTACCAGGGCATGTCAACAACTTGAATCATTAGGTATCATTCAACAACATGAGTTAAAACGCCACAATGGCGACAGAAGAAGATCATCAA
The sequence above is a segment of the Sporosarcina sp. ANT_H38 genome. Coding sequences within it:
- a CDS encoding helix-turn-helix domain-containing protein, with the protein product MTLTNTTETYQSLQPFFTINELNDNTKLIRERHAKDLTRSTYRVLDVLHRYSSKYYGVSYRSKSKIAVELGISRKTVTRACQQLESLGIIQQHELKRHNGDRRRSS